The DNA window TGGCGATCGCTGATTTTTGAAGTGGGAGAAGGAAGATTTTCCGGGCAAATTCGGCGGGCCGCCCGGCCGGGAGCGATGAGAATTTCTCGCGGCGGGGGGTCGATCGGCTCGATAAACAGGGTCTGCCGTGTTGTCGCCGGGCGTCGATCGCAAATTCGCGGTGACAAACGGGTTCTCTACCCTTGAACCAGGTCGGTCGGATCGGTACACTGCTCCCTTTGAGTTTCGATTTATTCTCGGATGGATAGAGTTCGGGATTTTCGACGGAATTCCTCCCTGGCAAGCGGCCTGCCCGCTCAACGGCCGGGAGTGAGATTTTCCATAAGATTTCAAACTGGAACCCTTCGAGTTTGAAAAATAAAAATACAGGTTTGAGTTATAAACGAGGAGTGTGATCGTGACGGTCGTGAAGAGTTACATGGCGAAGCCGGGCGATGTCGACCAGCAGTGGTGGCATGTCGACGCCACGGATAAAGTGGTCGGTCGTTTGGCGACCAAAGTCGCCATGGTCCTGATGGGCAAGCACCGTCCGACTTACACCCCCCACATTGACACGGGCGATTTCGTCGTGATCACCAATGTGGAAAAGGTGAAGTTCTCCGGCAAAAAAATGAGCAACAAGGTCTACACCTGGTACACCGGCTATCCCGGTTTACGCAGCGAGACCGCGGAAAAGCGGATGGAGCGCAAGCCCGACCAGATTCTCCGCGACGCTATTCGCCGCATGCTCCCCAAGAACAAGCTCGGCCGCAAAATGCTGTCCAAGCTGAAGCTGGTGGTCGGACCGGATCATGGACATCAGGCCCAGCAGCCGCAACCCCTCGAAACCTAAGGACAGCCAGATTGGCCCCAGGTTTCGGCTCCGGTACGTTGGCGGTGCTGTCGGCGTTTTAATATCAACTTGCAACTTTCGTTCGAAGTGAAATATGGTCGCAGTTAAAAAAGACAAGATCAACGGCGATGCCCTGGGCACTGGTCGTCGCAAGTCGTCGGTCGCTCGCGTTCGGGTTCGCGCCGGTTCGGGCAAGATCACCATCAACCAGCGTCCGTTCGAAGAGTACTTCCCCAATATTCGCGACCGTCACGATGTGCTGGCCGCACTGGAAGAAACCAGTCGCGTTGGCCAGGTCGATGTGATTGTGCGTGTCAACGGCGGCGGATCCACAGGCCAGTCAGGCGCCATTAAAATGGGTCTGTCCCGCGCTCTGGTGAGCTACGACATGGACCTGTTCCCGGCCCTGCGGGACGGCGGCTACCTGACTCGCGACGCTCGCATGAAAGAGCGTAAGAAGCCCGGTCTGCACGGCGCCCGTCGCGGCACCCAGTTCTCGAAACGTTAGGCCGCCTGGCTGCACGCTTCGAGTATCAATCCATTCAGCCCACGTCGCCCGGCGTGGGCTTTTTGCTGCGCTCACGGGAACATCCCCCGCCCTGCCGTCGGGGGACGATAGCCTTTTCGCTTTACGTCCCAGCCAAGAATCTGGGTGTGCTGGCGGCAAGTCCGCACGTTATCGCCGTGGGAAACGGACTTGCGGCCAGGTCCACTACAATGAAATGATTTTGTAGCTAATCGCTAATCGCTTCCATGGCCATGGACCTTCAGGCTGTAAACGAGCGCCCGGACATGCAGCATTCCCGCAATCCAGCCGCCGACCAGGCCGATCAGAGTGACGGCCGATAGCAGGCTTATTTCGAAGATGTTCCCGTGGGAAATCGACATCAGTCCCCACAACGTCATCGCACCGCCGTTGATCAATGCCAGAAACAGGACCCAGATCCGGCGAAAGGTCCCCAGGTGTTTCTGCTGCAGAAAATGAAACCCGATTCCGCCAAAAAGTCCTACGGCCAGACCAATGAGCAAACCTCCCATACTGCCCGCACTGATAAACACGGTGCAGGCCAGCGCCAACTGATGCAGGTCGAAGTTTGGCCGGCCCAGCATGAATGCGCCCAGGCCCTGGCCAACGAGCACGCAGGCAAGCAGTTCCACAAAGCCGACCATCGCGCCGATCAGGGAGCCGGCGAACATGCCGTTCAAGAATGTTTTCCCGGCAGAAACGGCTGGGGTCGCCAGGGCGGCCGGTTCCGCCTCCATGCGGGGGCTTTGGTAGGGGTTTGTCATAAACGCCACGGAATTTCGGGGCGAACCGGGCTACGGCGGGAATAGTTTGTCTGCCAGCCGACGAAAGAATGGTCGTCGTATGTTGCAGCACATGCATCGGTTATGCCGCCGACCGCGGCGGCAATTCCGTCTGCGGTCGCGGGAAAGGAACGGTTTTCTTGACCCCCGCCATCCGGCATTTATACTAAAAATCGCAGCCGCTATGGCCGCCCTCACGTTTGCTCGCTGGATTCGCCAGTCGAAGGGAGGCAAAAGAGACCACTCCGCGCGGTCTCGGCGCCCTTCAGCCGACGTACAATATAGCAGGATACTGCGAGTTAACAGGAACTTTCGAGGCCTCAAGGACTATCGCCATGCAACGAGCCCAGACTGCACTCTTGGGGCTGCTGACTTTCTCGCTGGGTCTTGCCTGCGCGGGGCTCTCCCCTGTCGCTGCCCAAGAACCTGCTGCGGCCCCGGCCGCAGCTCCGGGCGTTACGGCCCCGCGTGCGGTCATCCCTCGCAAGCTGGCCCCTGGCATTTTGACGGTGATTCCGCCTGTCCTGGCCGACAAAGAAACGATTTCTGGTCCGGCCGCCGTGCAGGACATCGTCGATATGCCCGGACTGGCCGTCACGCCCAATTTCTTGCCGCTGACCCAGACTCTGCACGAAATGGCCAAAGAAGTTACGCTGAGACGCGAGGTCTGGGGGCTGGAGTTCGCCTTCAAGCCGCTGCGCATGGTCAGGGTCGATATTCCGCAGCCGAACGGGTCGATGCAGAACAAGCTGATCTGGTACATGGTTTACCGGGTTACCAACCGCGGCGAGCATCGTGGGCCGACCAGCGAAGAAGACCGTTTTGGCCAGGTGCTTTACGGCGTTGGCAGCGTGAACCGCGACATCCGCTTTTTCCCCCACCTGGTGCTGGAAGGGCTGGTGGAAAGAACTCCGGCAGAGATTGAAGCCGCCGCAGCCGCAGGGCGGGCCGAACTCTACCAGCGCAAAGCCTATCTGGATCGACTTATCCCGGCCGCCATTCCGGCGATCTACGCCCGGGAAAGACCCGGCGCCGGTATCCGCCTGCACAACTCCGTGGAAATCTCCCAGGTCACGATCAAACCCAGCGTTGCCGGAAATGAAAACGCCGTCTGGGGCGTGGCCACCTGGGAGAACATTGATCCCCGGATTGATTACCTTTCCGTCTTTATCCAAGGTCTGACCAATGCCTTTGAGTATGAGACGAACACGGCTGGGGAAGTTGTGTTTAAGCACAAGACCCTGCAGCTGAATTTCTGGCGTCCGGGCGACTGGCTGCAGGAAGACGAATCCGAAATCCACTACGGCGTGCCGATCGTGGACAATGCGAAGAAACAGGCGGAAATTTATAGCATGTATCAGGTGACGGAACCGCTTGATTTTCGCTGGATATTTCGCTAAATTCCACGGTTTGAATCCGTCACTTGCGCCAATATGCAGGGGCGAACGCGATAATCGCGGAGCCTTTGTGTTTTTTGGCTTCTAGTTAGCATTCTCTCCAGCGAATTTATCCAGGAATTTATCATGGCACATAAGAAGGGCCAGGGCTCCAGCCGTAACGGTCGTGACTCCAATGCACAGCGTCGTGGAGTCAAGCGTTTTGGCGGCGAGTCAGTCAAAGCGGGCAATATCCTGGTCCGCCAGTGCGGCACCAAATTTCATCCCGGCAAAGGTGTTGGTCAGGGGAACGACTACACGCTCTTCGCCCTGGTGGATGGCTTTGTGATGTTTGATCGTGGCGGACGTCGCATCCATGTAACCCCGGAACGGAACTAGCCTGTCCCGGTGCTGGCGGCCTCTTCCTTTCGAAGCGGGTTTGCCAGGTCGATCGAACGGCCCCCTGCAGGGCCGTTTTTTCGTGGCTGCAGGCGGAATTTTCGGCCCGAAATCTCGCCGGTCGCCTGCCTTGGATTCGCTCCCCTCTCGCCAGCGAGGGTCTGGCGTTCCCCATGAAGACTCCCGAGTTTATCGGCTGGACGCTCGTACGCTCCTGCCCGCTGCGCGAAGTTCTCGACGATCCGGCCGATCCGATGGCCGTCGAACGTCTGCTCCGTCCTGTTCAGGCTTACAGCGATGCACGCCGGGAAGGCCGCCTGTTTGAGGGCGTCTGCCTCGCGGCCGACGTTATCCCTGACGTCGATCCGTCGCCTGTCGACGATCACGCCGCCGCCATCCGAGCCGCCAACGGGGAGCCGCTAGGCTTCCGCGCCGACGAAGTCCTCGCGGCATACGGCGGCGAACAGGCTATCCGCTCTGTCTGCACCGGGTGCCCGGCGAATGCCGTCGCCCAGGTGCAAGCGGACGCCCTGGCGGGCTGTGTGGGACTGCTGGAATTCTCCCCCCACGATGCTTCCCTGCACGCGGATTTTCAAAGGGCGTATGAGGCGGCCGAGCAGGCCGGCGAGACCCAGGAGATCCTGGCCGCGACGACGCAGCCTGCCTGGTATGGAATCTGGATTGAGCCCGCCCCCACATACAGCCAGCGCACCGCCTTTCGCGCTGTCTTCCGGCGGCTTGCCGGGCAAAACGGCTTTTACGCCCAGCGACTGGCGCCATTGCTGGCCGCGCTGGATCTATCACTCGACTGCAAATTGCCAGCGCCGCCGGACCTACGCTGGGAGCTCTTCCCGCATGGCGAAGTGCATGGCCGCCGATGGCGCCTGGGCGAACACTGCCCTTGCTGCAAAGCCGACTGGAAGGCCGGCTCCCGGCGCTGCGCCGTGTGCGGCCGGCAAGGCGGCTCCCAGGCGGCCCGCCGCCGGCATGCCCGGGGCGTGCGTCCTTACTGGCGCCTGGCGGGATTCCTGGGCGAAGCGAACGTCGGCCGGTTTCTGGAGCGGTACGCCGCGGCCCGGACGGATTCGGAATCGGTTGATCAAGTACCGCGCGGAAGTGATCCGCCGGGCGAGGGACCGGCAGCAACGGAGCAACGATGAGCGTCCTGCTCGGGTTCCTGGGAGAACCGGATTCCGCCTTGCTGCAGCAGATGGACGCCGCGTTGCGGCGCCGCGCCTCGGGCGAACGCCAGGAAGTGATCGGCCCCCAATCTTCCCTCGCCACGCGTTACCAGGAGTCGCACCACCGAGCGGTGCTGCGGACCGCCGGCGTTTGTCAGATCGACAAGTTCACGTTTGCCGCCGTCGGCAGTTTCTGGGGGCCCGCCGCGCCGGCCTCGCTGGAAGAGCTTGCCCGCCGGTATCAGCAGCAGGGGCCGGACTTTGTGCAGGGGCTGCTGGGGGCGTTTGTGATGGCGATCGTCGACCAGGGGGAGCTGCACCTGTTCCGCGACGGCGCTGGCGCCCGCACGCTCTTCTATGGGCGGAATGGCCCCCGCATGCTATTTGCCGTCGAGCCGAAAGGGATCTGGCAAACGGCTGGCTTCGACCGTCGACTGCGTCCTGCGGCGGTCGCCGAATATCTGTCGTTCAGCTTCATCCCGGGCGAGCGCACGCTACTGGAGGGACTGCACGAACTACCGGCCGGCAGCCGCCTGCAGGTAAAGGCGTGCGGCGAAACTCGGCTGACGCGGTACTTCCGTTTTGAAGATTTCGAACCGCCCGATCCCGGCGCGACCGAAGCGGACTGGGTGCGGCTGTTCCGGGAAACGCACCGCCAGGCGGTCGCCGATCGGCTGGACCTGGATCGACCGGCGGCCGTGTTCCTTTCCGGCGGCCTGGACTCCAGCGTGGTGACGGCCGAGCTGGTGCAGCAGACCCGACAGCCGGTGCATTCGTTCGCCATCCATTTTGGAGCGAAGTACCCGCACGAGCTGCCGTTTGCCCGCGAGGTCGCCGAGCACTGCGGCACAACGCACCACGAAGTGCTGATTGAACCGAAACGCTTTCTGCCGCGGCTGCGCGAGATGATCTGGCAGCTCGACGACGTGATCGGCGATCCGATTACCATGCCTAACTACGAGCTCTCGGCGCACGTGTCGCAGGACTTTTCGGCCGTCTTCAATGGTGAAGGCGGCGATCCACTGTTCGGCGGCCCGAAGAATATCCCGATGCTGCTGCATCACTGGTACGGCGTGCCGGACCGCAGCAAGAACTTTCGCGAACAGTTGTACCTGGAGAGTTATCGTCGCGGTTACGACGAACTGTCCCGCCTGTTGTCGCCCGAGTTTCGACGGCAGATCGATTTTGAAGCCGACCTGGAACAGATCCTGACTCCCTATTTTCAGTGCGAGAAACCTTCTGCCTTTCTCGACAAGCTGATGGCGATCAACGTGCGGCTCAAAGGGGCGCATCTGATTTTGCCCAAGGTCGAACGGATGACGGGCGCCTGGGGCGTGACGCCGTTATCGCCATTGTTTGACGAACGTCTGGTGCGGCTGGCGTTCCAGCTGCCGGGGCTGCTCAAGCTGCAGGCGGGCGTGGAGAAGATCGTCATAAAAAAGGCTTACGCCAACGACCTGCCCGCAGCCATCATCAACCGGCCCAAGAGCGGCATGCGCGTGCCTGTGCATTTCTGGTTTCAATCCGAAATGCGAAAGTACGCCCGGCGAATCCTCAGCCCCAAAGCAGTCCGCCAGGCCGGTATTTTTGACCCGGCCCGCGTCAAGCAGCTGCTCGACTACAATATCGAAGAAGGTCCAGGGCGATACGGCCTGCGGTTATGGATGCTGCTGACGTTTGAGATCTATCGCCGGATGGTTTTTGAAGGCGAAACGGTTTAGCAACCTTGCAAGGTCCGCCGATGAGGAGCGTCTTTGCCAGTCGCACGGACGCACCCAGGGAGTCCGATGCTGGCCTCTCCCGTCGAAATCCTTGCGAAAATCTCTGAGAGTGGTACGCTCGCAGATTAGCGAGTCCGATTCCAATCCAGCTGAGCGAAATCATGATCCGCCTGTGTTCGCTGCCCGAGTGCCGCCCCTTCATACCGACTCTCGCGCAGTGGCATCAGCAGGAATGGGCCTATTTGAATCCTGGCGTCAAATCGGTCGAGTCGCGGATCGCGGAGTTTGAGTCGCATCTGGGGGACGATGTGGTTCCTTCCACGGTCGTGGCTATGGAAGATGGCGAACTGCTGGGGTCGGCCAGCCTGGTGGAGCACGACTTGTCGTCGCGGACCGACCTGAGCCCCTGGCTGGCTAGCGTGTTCGTGGCGCCGGATCATCGACGACGGGGCATCGGCGGGCAATTGATCCGGCATCTGTCGGACATGGCGTTTGCAGGTGGCGTCGAAACGCTGCACCTGTACACCACGGATCGCGCGGCATATTACGCCCACTTTGGATGGAGCGTCGCCGAGCGGACTAGTCATAATGGGGTGGCAATCGTCATTATGTCGCTTAGCGCCGGTTAATTTCTGATAGATTCACCGGTTGCCTTCCCACTCCCGCCGTCACTTGTGCTACCCCCGAAAGTTCCCGCCGCCACTTTTTGCAAGATTCGCGTTGACGTCTTTCCTTCCCGGCATGCTATTCGCTCTCCTTCGATCTATGTGAACATGCTGCAAATTCCTGCGCTCGCAGAACGGGTCATGGAGCCCGAAATAATGGACGACCCCGGCCTCGATATGCCGCGCTATCATGGCGCGCTGCGAGGGCTGTCTCGTTTGAACAAGCTGAGCGCCAGCGTGAGCCATTTATGGCGAGTGATCGCACGCCTGGCTCGCGAGGAAAAACGCACCCGGCTGCGCGTGCTGGATATTGCCACAGGCGCGGGCGATATTCCGCTGGGGTTGTGGAGAAAAGCAAAGCGGGCCGGCCTGGATCTGGAAATTCTGGGAGTTGACATCAGTCCCCGTTCGATCGCCTTTGCCTCGGAACAGGCGGCGGAGGCTGGGGCGAAGATCGACTTTCAGCAGTGCAACGTGTTGTGCGATCCGCTGCCGACAGGCCGCGATGTGATCGTTTCCTCCTTGTTCCTGCATCATTTGACGAACGCAGACGGGCTGCAGCTGTTGCTCCGTGCGCGGGAAGCGACAGGGCGAATGATCGCCGTTAGCGATCTGCTCCGCAGTCGTCGAGGATTGCTGCTCGCCCACCTGGCTTCCCGCGTGTTCACCTCGTCCGAGGTGGTGCGGGTCGACGGCCCGCTGTCCGTAAAAGCGGCCTATACTCTTGCCGAAGCGGCTGATCTGGCGCGCCGTGCAGGCCTGGACGGAGCCGTTTTCCACCGCCGCTGGCCATGCCGTTTTCTCCTGGAATGGAGAAAGCCATGAACTCTCTGAGAATCCACCCCACGATCACCCGCGCCCAGGCCCAGAACCGCATCTGGGATGCGATAGTGGTCGGCGCCGGACCAGCCGGGTCGCTCGCCGCGCGACAAATCGCATCGGCAGGCTCCAATGTGTTGCTGATTGACAAAGCCCATTTTCCGCGCTGGAAGGTTTGTGGCTGTTGTTTAAATGGCGCTGCCCTGGCCGTACTGTCCGAAGTCGGGCTGGGCGAACTGCCGGCCCAGCTGGGAGCGCTGCCGCTGGACCACCTCCGCTTATGCGCCAGTACAGGCCAGGCTGTCTGCCGCTTGCCCGGGGGGGTATCGGTTTCCCGCGTGGCGCTCGACGCCGCTTTGATCCGGGCCGCGATTGAGTCAGGCGTTTCCTTTCTGGATGAGACCACCGCCACGATTCTGCCGCAAGATCCGGCCGGTGAAACTGCCGAGTGGCGCCAGGTGCGACTGGAGGGGAACGATTTCGATACTCCCCTGCGAACGCGGGTGGTGCTGGCCGCCGATGGGCTCGCGGGCCGTTCTTTGCACCTGGAGCCTGGTCTGGAGTCGCAAGTCGCCGAAGGGTCCCGCGTGGGAGCCGGCGTCGTGCTGGACGACCCGGGCGACTATGAGCAGGGCGTCATTTATATGGCCTGTGCGCTGCCGGGTTATGTCGGTCTGGTTCGGCTGGAAGACGGCACGCTCGATCTGGCGGCTGCTTTCGATCGTAAAGCCCTGCAGGCCAGCGGCTCCCCCGGCGCACTGGCGGCGCAAATCCTGAAAGTGGCCGGTTTGCCGGCCCCGCCCGCTCTGGAAACGGCCGCCTGGAAAGGCACCACTTTGTTGACCCGGCGGCGCAGCAAGGCCAGCGGAACGCGGTTATTCATTCTGGGAGACGCTGCCGGCTATGTGGAGCCGTTCACCGGCGAAGGGATCGCCTGGGCGATGCAATCGGCGGCTACAGTCGCACCGATTGCCTTTGCTGGCGCCAACCAGTGGACCGCTTCTCTGGAACGGCAGTGGGAATCCCGCCGGTCGCAGATGCTGTTTGTGCGGGAGCGAACTTGCCGATACGTTGGCGCGCTGCTGCGGCGTCCTCGTCTGGCGGCGACGGCTGTCTCGATTCTGCGGCGGGCTCCCTGGCTGGCGGCGCCTGTGATTTACGCCATCAATGCGCCGCCGTGGAAAACGTCTGGAGCCCGTAGTTCGACGGGGAGCAATTCTTAGTCGAGCTGGATCGTTCGAGATTTCTGTTTGTTTGTCTTGCCTGTTTTACCTTTCTCCCTGTTGATGCAGCCCCATTTATGAGCATTGTGATTGCCGGCATAGGCCTTGCGACGCCGCCTTTGAGCATTGCCCAGCGCGATGCGGCAGACGCTGCTAAGACATTTGTCTATGGCCGAGAATCGGAAGTCGCGCTGCTGCCGGCTTTGTACCGCATGACCATGGTCAAGCGGAGGTCGAGCGTTTTGCTGGAACCGCCTGACGAGCAGACCTATCGCCAGTCGTTTTATCCGCCTGCCCAGTCGATCGAGGATCGTGGACCTACCACCGCCGAGCGCATGAAACGTTACGCGGTCGAAGCGCCGCCACTGGCCCTGCATGCCGCAAACCGGGCGCTGGCGGCGGCTGAATTGAGCGTCGACCGGGTGACCCATTTAGTGACCGTGTCCTGCACAGGTTTCTCTTCGCCGGGGGTGGAGTTTGAACTGATTCGCCAATTGGGACTGCAGCCGACCGTCGCCCGGGCCAACATTGGATTTATGGGATGCCATGGGGTGCTGAATGGGCTCCGCGTGGCGCGCGCTTTCGCCACGGAACCGCAGGCGCAAGTGCTGCTGTGCAGCGTGGAGCTCTGCAGCCTGCACTACCACTACGGCTGGGATTCCGAGAAAGTCGTGGCGAACGCCCTGTTTGGAGACGGCGCGGCGGCCGCCGTGATTGCCCCTGGCGAGGTGGCCACTAACCGCTGGCGAATGACCTCGTTCCAGTCGCTGGTCCTGCCGGATTCGAATAACGAAATGAGCTGGAATGTGGGCGACCATGGTTTTGATATGACCTTGTCGCCGCGCGTTCCCAGTCTGGTCGAGGAGCATCTGCGTCCCGGTCTGCAACGCTGGCTGGGAGAGCATGGGCTATCGATTGAGCAGGTCGGCAGTTGGGCCATCCATCCCGGCGGACCACGCGTGGTGTCGGGCGTCGCCGCGGCGCTCGGTCTGGAAAAACCGGCCGCCGCCATCTCGCTGGAAGTGCTGGCCGAACACGGCAACATGTCGTCGGCCACCGTGCTGTTCGTGATCCAGCGCCTGCAGGAAGCGAATGCCGCGCTCCCTTGTGTCGCTCTGGCTTTCGGACCAGGGCTGGTCGCGGAGGCGGCGCTATTCACCTAGCAACGCTGCGGGCCTGAAGTCCACCCCAGCGGACCCTGGCCCCAAGCCTCAGGGCATGATGGGCCAGCCGGAAGGCGCCTGGGGCGCGACTCCCGGCAAGGAACCCAGCCAGAACATCACGGCAATCAGAATGGCGATCACCACCAGACCAATGATGGCCGTCATCCGATCCTGCTGCAGCTGTTGATTCGTCGAGTCGTTCATGTGCGGATGCATCTGACACCTCCTGAAAGGCCGTTTTTTCGGCCTCGCGAAAGGAAGGGAACGGGAGGACGCTGATCGCTGCATGCGTCCCTTTCCCCTTCCAGAAACTTGACTCCCTGGACGACCTCAGCCGCCCTGCTCTTCAAAATGCTGCAACTTGCGCGCCGCCTGTGCGCCCATTTCTCCCTTCGGAAGTTCCTCGGGCTCGGGAACTGTTTGGGGCCGGCGTGCGTCCATCTGGGTATGGAAGGAAACGGCAGGGGGTCGTTCGCCTGCTGGCATCGTGCGAGAACTCTCTCGCCTTGTCTCGACTTCTCTCTAACTGGGTGAGAATAATGAAAACTCACGTGCTGGTCGCTCGTGGCTTGTTGGTGATCGCGCTGGGACTGTCCGGCGCCATCGGATGGCGTGCTGTCTGGTCGCAAGACGACGGCGGCGCAGAGCCCGCCAAAAACCCCAAGAATGTCAAACTGATCGCCACTGGCGAACTGGGCGGCGAAGACCGCTATCTGGCTTTCGCCGACAGCGACAAGCCCCTGTATCGACCCGGCGAAACCGTCTATTTCCGGGCGGCCGTCCTGCACCACGCCACCCATGCCCCCCTGCCGGCCGATCGTCAGGTGTTTACGTCGGTCGAACTGCGCGGCCCCAAGGGCGACGTGGTCGCCAGCGGCGGCATGCCGACGGTCGATAGCATCGTCGCTTTCTCCTGGCCCGTGCCGGAAGAGCTGCCCGGCGGCGAATACACCATGAAGTTCACCTTCCCCGGCAATGGCTTCCCGCCGGCGGAACGCAAGTTCGACGTGCGCGCCTATCGGGCTCCGCGTCTCAAAAGCCAGATCAAATTCCTCCGCGACGGCTACGGCCCCGGCGATGAAGTCGCCGCCACGCTGCAGGTGGAACGGGCCGAAGGCGGCGTCCCCGCCGGCGCCCAGGTTACGGTGATCGCTCGGGTCGATAACCAGGAAGTCTATCGCGGCCAGACGACCGTCCAGTCCAACGGCGCCGCGACGGCCCGCTTCCCGTTGCCCGTCGACATCCGCCGGGGCGAAGGGACGCTGGCGATGGTCATCGAAGACGGCGGCGTCGTCGAAACCGCCAGCAAGACGATCCCCATCCTGCTGCAGACGATCGACCTCAGCATGTACCCCGAAGGCGGCGATCTGCTCGCCGGCTTGCCGTCCCGTATCTACTTTGAAGCGTTCACCCCCGCCAAAAAACCGGCCGACCTGGCCGGCGTCGTCATCGACGCCAAGGGCGCCGAAGTGGCCCAGTTCAAGAGCGAACACGAAGGCCGCGGTCGGTTCGAGTTCACTCCCCAGGCCGGCATGGCGTACTCGCTGAAGATCACGCAGCCCAGCGGCATCCGCACCACTTACCGTCTGCCCGAAGTCAAGAACGCTGGCGCCGCCTTGCGATCCGCCGCCGATCTGTTCGCCGCTGACAAGCCGCTGCAATTACAAGTCGCCGCCGCGCAGTCGCAAGCCTTGACGCTGACGCTGGCCCAGCGCGAGAACGTGCTGGCGACGATCGAACTGCCGGCGTCGGAGCTGGCCGACCACACCTGGAAAACCGTGCCAATCACACTCGACGTCCCCAACCACGGCGTGCTGACCGCCAC is part of the Lignipirellula cremea genome and encodes:
- the rplM gene encoding 50S ribosomal protein L13: MTVVKSYMAKPGDVDQQWWHVDATDKVVGRLATKVAMVLMGKHRPTYTPHIDTGDFVVITNVEKVKFSGKKMSNKVYTWYTGYPGLRSETAEKRMERKPDQILRDAIRRMLPKNKLGRKMLSKLKLVVGPDHGHQAQQPQPLET
- the rpsI gene encoding 30S ribosomal protein S9; translation: MVAVKKDKINGDALGTGRRKSSVARVRVRAGSGKITINQRPFEEYFPNIRDRHDVLAALEETSRVGQVDVIVRVNGGGSTGQSGAIKMGLSRALVSYDMDLFPALRDGGYLTRDARMKERKKPGLHGARRGTQFSKR
- the rpmA gene encoding 50S ribosomal protein L27, producing the protein MAHKKGQGSSRNGRDSNAQRRGVKRFGGESVKAGNILVRQCGTKFHPGKGVGQGNDYTLFALVDGFVMFDRGGRRIHVTPERN
- a CDS encoding asparagine synthetase B family protein; amino-acid sequence: MSVLLGFLGEPDSALLQQMDAALRRRASGERQEVIGPQSSLATRYQESHHRAVLRTAGVCQIDKFTFAAVGSFWGPAAPASLEELARRYQQQGPDFVQGLLGAFVMAIVDQGELHLFRDGAGARTLFYGRNGPRMLFAVEPKGIWQTAGFDRRLRPAAVAEYLSFSFIPGERTLLEGLHELPAGSRLQVKACGETRLTRYFRFEDFEPPDPGATEADWVRLFRETHRQAVADRLDLDRPAAVFLSGGLDSSVVTAELVQQTRQPVHSFAIHFGAKYPHELPFAREVAEHCGTTHHEVLIEPKRFLPRLREMIWQLDDVIGDPITMPNYELSAHVSQDFSAVFNGEGGDPLFGGPKNIPMLLHHWYGVPDRSKNFREQLYLESYRRGYDELSRLLSPEFRRQIDFEADLEQILTPYFQCEKPSAFLDKLMAINVRLKGAHLILPKVERMTGAWGVTPLSPLFDERLVRLAFQLPGLLKLQAGVEKIVIKKAYANDLPAAIINRPKSGMRVPVHFWFQSEMRKYARRILSPKAVRQAGIFDPARVKQLLDYNIEEGPGRYGLRLWMLLTFEIYRRMVFEGETV
- a CDS encoding GNAT family N-acetyltransferase, with translation MIRLCSLPECRPFIPTLAQWHQQEWAYLNPGVKSVESRIAEFESHLGDDVVPSTVVAMEDGELLGSASLVEHDLSSRTDLSPWLASVFVAPDHRRRGIGGQLIRHLSDMAFAGGVETLHLYTTDRAAYYAHFGWSVAERTSHNGVAIVIMSLSAG
- a CDS encoding methyltransferase domain-containing protein, producing the protein MDDPGLDMPRYHGALRGLSRLNKLSASVSHLWRVIARLAREEKRTRLRVLDIATGAGDIPLGLWRKAKRAGLDLEILGVDISPRSIAFASEQAAEAGAKIDFQQCNVLCDPLPTGRDVIVSSLFLHHLTNADGLQLLLRAREATGRMIAVSDLLRSRRGLLLAHLASRVFTSSEVVRVDGPLSVKAAYTLAEAADLARRAGLDGAVFHRRWPCRFLLEWRKP
- a CDS encoding NAD(P)/FAD-dependent oxidoreductase, producing the protein MNSLRIHPTITRAQAQNRIWDAIVVGAGPAGSLAARQIASAGSNVLLIDKAHFPRWKVCGCCLNGAALAVLSEVGLGELPAQLGALPLDHLRLCASTGQAVCRLPGGVSVSRVALDAALIRAAIESGVSFLDETTATILPQDPAGETAEWRQVRLEGNDFDTPLRTRVVLAADGLAGRSLHLEPGLESQVAEGSRVGAGVVLDDPGDYEQGVIYMACALPGYVGLVRLEDGTLDLAAAFDRKALQASGSPGALAAQILKVAGLPAPPALETAAWKGTTLLTRRRSKASGTRLFILGDAAGYVEPFTGEGIAWAMQSAATVAPIAFAGANQWTASLERQWESRRSQMLFVRERTCRYVGALLRRPRLAATAVSILRRAPWLAAPVIYAINAPPWKTSGARSSTGSNS
- a CDS encoding type III polyketide synthase; the protein is MSIVIAGIGLATPPLSIAQRDAADAAKTFVYGRESEVALLPALYRMTMVKRRSSVLLEPPDEQTYRQSFYPPAQSIEDRGPTTAERMKRYAVEAPPLALHAANRALAAAELSVDRVTHLVTVSCTGFSSPGVEFELIRQLGLQPTVARANIGFMGCHGVLNGLRVARAFATEPQAQVLLCSVELCSLHYHYGWDSEKVVANALFGDGAAAAVIAPGEVATNRWRMTSFQSLVLPDSNNEMSWNVGDHGFDMTLSPRVPSLVEEHLRPGLQRWLGEHGLSIEQVGSWAIHPGGPRVVSGVAAALGLEKPAAAISLEVLAEHGNMSSATVLFVIQRLQEANAALPCVALAFGPGLVAEAALFT